TCTCCCTTCCAGGACCATATCAATCTCCTGCTGACACCTCTCTAGAAGCACAAATCCATCAATTACCATTATGACATATtttttgttttaccattttaACCATTATCATTTTCTTCTATACTTATATTATTACACCTGAAAAGATACACATGGGTATAACAACTGAACTGCTCTCGAGATTAATGAAATATTGTTTTAGGACCAACCCTGGATATCTGGGTAAGCCATGAAATAGAGCACAGCAGCACGGATGGTGTTTGATGTGGTGTCAGTTCCAGCGAAGAGAAGGTCAAGCAACATGGTTAACATCTGACTGTCATCAAATGGAGCAGGGTCTTGACCCCTCTGATGCCAGAGAGAAACAGGAAAACCAATGAGCAGATGTGACCGAGTCCAGACTTGAGAACGTTTCACATTTAAAGCTGCATTAGTTAGATCGCTGTTTGGATGATACTTGTCACCTACAGAGCAAGTACACCATGAAAGGGTGGAATCCTATGAAAAACTTTGATAGAAAAGATGAACCAGAGCTGCATGAATCGCTTAAAGACTCCAAACAATTTCCTAAAACGTGACCTTGTGAGTATTATAGGCTTCAGAACTGACCTTGTCCACTTCATCTAGATAACCGTCTATGAGATCTCTTGGCTCATTAGGGGTGCGGGTGGCTCTGTGCTCATTCACTATGTCCAGCACATGCATCTTGACTGTGTGGTAATCCCGGACAGCACTTTGGAATGGCAGGGGTAGGTTTCTCAACAATGGCATAGTATCGTATAtctacaaacaacaaaaacattaaaaaaaaacattacattaaaaaTGATCTTTTCGTCTTTaatgtcagtgtttcccatacattgacttatttgtggcggcccaccacaatatcaacactgaccaccacacaatgattttccatgttgtactGTTTAAATTGGATGGAATTACTTTTTTGAAGAGCTATGTACACCTTTGTGcagcctctccttgtctctcaacAAACCTATATGcacgtttaaagaaaacattaacaatcctgcaattgttGGCATAAAAGTCTActggctaaattgtgcttaaatctgcatCTTAACCATGCTGcgttaatttgttaaaaactgttgcattcaagttcattctgcaaacctaccaccacaaatagaattcaattctgtgggaaacacggAATGTTAATATTATTtggcttattattattattatcatttattTCCCCCCCTGAGAAAACTAACTTTGCGGTATATCATTTAAAGACATGCACTACATTGAGAGAGGTTAAAAGACAATGCTTTACCATGCCCCATGGTCCATTGGCAATCTTTGAATTGTCTGCCATCATTTTAATCATAGCTTGGAAGAACTCATGGTCATATTCATATCGAGACCCAAACATGATGGAGCAGATGATGTCACATGAAGCATTGTGAAACAAAGTTTGAGGGTCAATTGTCTGACCTGGGGATGGAACAGAGTAGGTTGAATGGATACAGATGTTGGATGCAATGAATGAATGTTTTTCAGACTCACTGGCAGTGACAAAGTTTCCAATATCATGCTCTCTACACATTTTACGTAGTTCTAGATATACTTACTATAGTTCTAGGTATACTGTACTAAGGTATGGTCATTACCTGCAACCTTTTCCAGGTGGGCGCAGATATACGAGACCTCTCCCAGAATCCTTTCCTCCATCGACTGCTTCCCCAGGCCAAAGTTCCTCATGGTTATCAGAGCAAAACGGCGATGCTCCTTCCAGCTAGGACCGTAGTCAGCCATGATGATGCCTAATGAAGCACGCATGGATTTTTAGTTGGCCTCGCCATGCTCTGTGACTTCTTACTTCTACAGCAGAAAAACTATTAGCAGACACCAAACTGGCCTTACCAGTTCTTCAAAGGTCTCTATAGCTCAAGTGGACACTTATGCTGCCACATTTTCAACTCTAGTTGCTTAGTAGTTTCACTGGAATAAATTGCCACAGGTCATACAGGGACATGCTGTGGTTGTACCTTTGCCCTGGGTGAGGTGGCTCAGCAGAACTCCACCAGGTCTCCCAGCAAAGTCCAAAGCTTTGGTCAGCAGAGCTTCTCTCATGGCCTCCATGCCAGTTATGATCACAGCTGGCCTCCCTCCAAAGTAAAAACTGAACACTTTCCCATATCGATCAGAAAGCTGCAGGATTGCAGGAACAAAATGTTTTacgcatgtaggctactttgcatTTTTTGGATGAATGCCTGTTACCAGTATTAACTTATTTAGAATCTTGTTGAACACGCTGGTATTGCTCATCAGGCTCACTTATTATATtgtaatacaatataatatgtAACACAGGGTTCATACATATTTCACATTAATtgtaatacaatataatatgcAATTGTTAGGCTACATACAGGTTCATACACATTTCCACCAGAGAATTTCcatgattttttgacaaatttccaTGACCTTATAACATCACATCAACTAGCCTATGAAAATAGAAATCCATTCTTTTGAATAGTCCTTGGGAAATTTGAATTCAAATTAATGTATCtatgtatttctaatacataCAAAATGTAGGCCAACACTGACACCAGCAGGCACATTAGGCTTCAGCCCTACATTAAGCAAAGTTGTGCATTTAACTTTATGTGATCGCCTACTATAGACAAATACCCGCCACACATTGAAATCCTGATTAATGTATAGCCTGATCAATTACTAATCAGCTCTTCATCAACTCTGTCAGTTCATCATGACCACGTTAGAGGTcgagcagatagctaacaaacgttcagaaaaagtcctgttggcaaatttgaggaaaagtcggtaaaggggctatttcacacaatttgagggtgctgaattcaaatattttgtttaccaagctcaattttgagatttaagcttgctaattagcataattcacatgcTTTTTGGTtcatcagatatcataggaattgcaaaaaaagcattaatatactctttatgtatcagatatgttgtaggataggacaggaattaccccaatgaccctcaaagtagcaaatgaaaataagctaaaattaaaatatgaattgaaataatagctaaaattcagtatgacatttagaaacaaaatagattccatgataataaattgatagaatagtaggtgactgctcatttttcaGTAGAAAGTCttttgtcactaactattatgaagaGTCTTTAGGGCAAGGACagtcagtctttacagaggatttacactgtatttttttttttactgtaaaggcgactgtgcttgcctagttaaaacatctcagtgtgtgcatgtttgaggagtgctgaagagtgctatggagattgcattatttgcaaaaaaattagacaagatatcctttatagtgcaacaaaaagaaacattctccagtgcatcattactgcatatgatgctgaaagggaagtggacctaggacaaatcctcaactatgaactgattaatgtccctgtactatagcgatggttatttgtgaaatggaaataagtctatcctcactcaagagctgtctagcaatgtggaatgtccagtagtgatcactgcaaaaactggtcattcaacactggtaatagatgctcaagatctagttatgtctttaggacacccatctgacCGCAGcacatttaaaggaaccatatgtaagattgtggccaaaactggtactgcaatcactttcaaaatactgtagagcggtgtatcccctcgccctgccccctgactcgaggttgccaacccggatgccgaaacacgactgactttgtgattagtagataggtagagggtggcacatcaggccaaaacacaacatgacatgacaaaacacaacatcaacatcagttgagttatcactttttaaaagacaatatcctggccggactactgttgtctgtgatataagtatttgaagtgaacatgatttcttaatgtctagtgacatatcagggccattttatgattaattgaaatacatttcttacatacggttcctttaagaagtatgcaggaaatagaaatagaaatatcaaagaaatagacctaatgtagaaatgcacacagctattgcaacagataatggtgtaggcctatctgacctgagtggttgaaacATACTTATTAatacactgggagcaaagacCATCTTCACTtatttccctttgcaactgtcaaaggaATCCCAgaaacacgggaaggcctagggtagcctacatcagatggccttaagattaggctcttctgcatagcattcagtgatttgcatgcagtaatgtgaacactgaccttgatctagcctactttggctatttaatggtaatttattgccaaaacaccacacaatataaatgagctataacaaacaataaaggacttaatcacacacaaactattttactgactacaaaaaataattaagtaggaagtttagaagtttaaaacccagaattgaccaaaagtgcaccaaattcaacacaaatgactcaatacctgggaggcctgcgtcctttcttttccagatattttaggatgtttcagtatcgagtatcaatatatttatggcaggtattgaaTCGAAGTCATCATTTTGGTATCAtgacaacactatgccagagccactctgttttctagatgtcgaggATTGGAGGCctaccaccaacaagtgatgcagctcaatggcatattagaagagcacattatcaagctctagtatggaggcaagcacacatactaaatccagtgttactagaagaaaaatgttttttacttgatGGTTGttagatgcagttctgcataTTAGGCGtattcccgctatctaagttcatatgtactgtaggatatattctgagttgaaggttaactgtgcaacttgttattgtgatgaaatgcattaaacaccacatgagtgactcactatgttagcaataaaaaatatggttgtgttttgattagaatttccgagtttattacatgttaactgtaatcatgttctcattaaatacattaataaactatagtatgggttctttaatgctcaaacacttttatttggttttagtgattacttttgaaatcaacccaatttagggaaaaataagcaaaaaaaagctattttatgttaaaatgctgattatgcggcATGAgctcagaattgagcttggtaaacaaaatattcagaatcagcaccctcaaattaggtaagaaaGGTGGTTTacgtttaccaacttttccttaCCAACTTCGTCAtaagttctcttctgtgaagctgctctccctccaCGTAGGCTTAATTGCATGTTTAATTCACGCAGCTTTGTAGCGCCGCACACACTGGCTAAATATGCTGAAGTAACAGGGCTGTAGCCTCCCAGGCTACCGCGAACGCAAAATGCCATCCTGCAAACCTGCGCCTAATTTGTTGGCACACTCGCTACTGACATGTTCTAACACATCCACGTTTCTGAATCTTCACCAAATTAACTCGGGAACAATGAAAGAGATAGCTTTCCGCCCTCTCTACTCCCTTCCACTGTTCGTGTGTTCTACGGCGATGGATAAAGTGAGTCGAATGAGTAGAGGGAGGGCAGAGTAACTCCTTTTAGAAAAGGCCGATCTCTGGTCTCCGCGCGACAGACACAAGGAAGTATGCGACATGATCTGCTTCGAAACACGATAGATTTCTCAGTTGAATTGCAATGGGTCACGCaaatttccatgacttttccaaaCCGTTTCCAGGCCTGGAAATTACCATTGTGAAATTCCATaacttttccaggtttttttttttttttaaacgtacGAACCCTCTATATAGGCTACCACTAGTAATCCGGTTGATGTTGAACCACCTCTTTATTTGTGTATGATATTACAAGGCAGTTAGCCTACTACCAAAATCAACAGTATCTAAAATTACATTGTATCTTAACCAGTCCATTGTAACCTTTAacttgaatccattttaaataGTGGTTTTAGAAACATACCTTTTGCAAATCATTAACAGGATTCACCAGATTCAGCTGATGCAGATTTCCAAATATGGGGATGGTTTGTGGGCCAGGGGGGAAGTGTTTCGGTCGGCGGGTGCGGATCAAAAACAGCAGCATGCAAAAACATACCCACAACAGAACCAGAGACACCACCATGGTGACTGTTGCCCCTCTGCACTGTGCTCCGTTTCACAGGGAGCCTCATAATATCGGCACTGAGGTCATGTCAGCCACCTGGTGTTTCATTGGCTGAGATCCTATCCCTGATTACATAATTGTTATTGGTTTACTAAAAGTTTCTTGAGTATAGTAATGACCAAGCTGTACATGCTTTTCATCAGATGTTATCAACTGCTTCAAAGAGAACAGATGATGCTATTTTGTACAGATGATGCTATTTTCCTTTCAGTTCACAAAACAAACTGCTTTCGCAGTGTAAGATTAAACTAAAAAAGAACATCAAATTTTAAATCTATGATGCTTCGTCAACCCAGCATCACTTCACTTCATGTCTACCTTTATAAATGCAGAGAGACCATGTTGAAGGTCAGCTTGATATATGTTTGGTGTTCTTGTTGTAGAGTTAAAGTCAACCCGTCAAACATATAAATTATGTTATTTTGTATCATAAAAGATcacaaatatgaaaaagaaaacacataatATTACTTGTGCATAGGATACATGCACCTATATATCATGTATTGTAGCAATAATCATAATTTATTACAATacttgtaattacatttatattaAACAAAATATTACTATACAAAGTAATTGCATGTAAGACTGATAAGATTTGAGTAAAAGACATAGCCATAATGGACACTAAAGAACTAAAGAAATCtgtcacatttttttttggtcCTCAAATTATATCCATGTACCACGACCCTTCAATCGGAACTACactgtatttatatttatatttggtCAAGTGAGATGCTTTTATATTTTATGCATGTTCGCAGCAGGACGCCATTTACCACTTGTCAGTCAGAACCACTGGGGAGTAACGAAACATGAAGCCATTAAAATTACATAATTAATATATGGGATGTGTTTTGGGATTAGGGTCAGTTCGACACCATGCCGTGTAAGGCTGCACCCCCCTGGAAAAATGATGCACCCTGTCAGTATCCAGGAGTCTTCCAGAAAATTCCTATGAATCTATTTTTTCCAATGGGGGCACTTTCAAATCAACAGCCTTCAGCATACTTCCAGGAAGCCAAGACTGGATTTGGGTGCTTTGAGTTCCAGAGGTGAGCATGTCTGCGCTAGAGTTTGCTCTCAGACAGGGCCTGCATCCTGAGCACTCCCTCCTGGGCACAGGAGGCCGCCAGCACCCCGTCCTGCCTCCACAGCCGGCCCTGGACCAGACCCCTGCTGCCTCCTGTCACaacgcacacaacagacattatgtccacacagtgcacacacattcagaccgTCTAAATTAATCATTTTACATATCGGTTTCTTTACTCATTCCTGTCAGATGTCTGAAATTTGATTCAAAGAGAACACATAGCACTTGTACTGATAAAATGCGCATGAGGGCCAATCAGCTTCTGATAAAGAAACAGATGCAGATGCATCACACATTAACATTCAGATAGCAGATATCTGCAAGATGATTTTTAATACAGCTCAATTGTGTAGTTTCACAATCAGGGTAAGTGCTTTGTTTCAAGAAGCCTAAAAATTAAACCTTTAAATGTCATTATTTTGGGGGTTTAATCTACATCCTTTGAcggaaatgttaaatgtttattggAGTGGACATATGAAAGAAATGTAGTTCATCCATATAAGGTTTAATATTTGCATACAATATTTAAAGTGTTTATTAGTGTTCCTTATGTTAACATAATTTAAGTAAGACTTGTTAAATAAGTTGCATTATCATATATAAGGTACTCTGTATAGCATATGTATAGAAAATGTGGAGTGGTCAACAGCTGTTTGACGGAAAACTTTTACTATATCAGTTATTATGATGTTCAAATGATATGCGAAAATTTTGTTTGTAGGCTGTTACTTGGCTTGATGCATATCCTCTGCTAAATAATTTCAACCTGGTCAGCTATGTTTCTGAACTTATGATTGACGCAAATTTGGACCATAATTCAAATACCTGCTATAATAATGATTATAATATATAATGATTATACATTTGCTTTATTTGACGTCACAATTGTAACATATTACATAATGTTCTAATGTGATCCAGTTTTCTGCCCACAGTAAAAATATTGTTAATATAATTTGCTGAAGTGGTATAGTTTTAACCTCAAGTTGGGGATGAAAATGACTGAAAGACGTGTTTTATCCCTACAAATGGTATTTTCGCACTTCAAAATACCATGCACTTTGCACTTTATCAAGGTGCTCCTAAGTAGTAATTAATTCAACAACATACAGTTATCCAACATAATTACATACTTGGAGGTACACTGACATGTATGCGGAAAAGGTCAAGCACTTAcccagggggtcgtttctagaaagcatcgtttgctaacttgcgtcgcaaccttggtagttcgctccatcgttcttggatttggtgtttctagaaagggtagttcgaactctcaatcgcaaacaagtacgcaaagtttggtcgtttgaactaatGCCCcaggcagtcgcacttgtgtcgttccttggtagttcctgttggtgtccggagcgcctaaccaaaatttgcgaagtgggtgtttatctcgtgactcgatgattgatctatcctgtagcttaattttgattaagacactgctcccctacttggctcattcttgctatttatgttaattaaagtattgccttgcttttagtattataatcttcacagtccctaacaacagtagtgttaaatggtgtagtggctaaagcagatgacttattaTCTTATATACGTTGTAcgttcgattttcttatgatgtgagattgtcctcttgcttctcgctacctgcaggtgaactaggtTGACACGTAGATTCagttgtttttgactgatgtattgtaggcctacctatggtcactcgatgtagagtaactatatacataaatatgtatggtcaaaacctattgttgtgtctcgtaggcctactcttactcagagatgaaaagaagagataggatgcgaactccggccgagcgcgCAGTGCACCAACGCGCTGCCGCCACGAGACAGTTGATACACTATGGGATACCCAGATatttgtccaggctatatattttttccaacacatagatatttaacacaaataatgactcatattggtctgcttaagttaactgttttatatgcttgcaataggtttaggttttggctgatggcaatgacaataccagcattaatcactcggtttagattagaaacatgtcgacataggccgtgacagggggtcgtttctagaaagcatcgtttgctaacttgcgtcgcaaccttggtagttcgctccatcgttcttggatttggtgtttctagaaagggacgttcgaactctcaatcgcaaacaaggacgcaaagtttggtcgtttgatctactgcccctaggcagtcgcacttgtgtcgttccttggtagttcgtgttggtgtccggagcgcccaaccaaaaatcacaaccgcctaaccaaatattgcgaagtggatgtttatctcgtgactcaatgattgatctatcctgtagcttaattttgattaagacactgactcccctacttggctcattcttgctatttatgttaattcaagtattgccttgcttttagtattataatcttcccAGACCCttataacagtagtgataaatggtgtagtggctaaagcagatgacttattatcccaacgttgtaggttcgattttcttatgatgtgagattgtcctgcttctcgctacctgcaggtgaactattgtgtgacacgtagattaaattgtttttgactgatgtcttgtacctatggtctctcgatgtagagtaactatatacataaatatgtatggtcaaaacctactgtgtatcgtaggcctactcttactcagagatgaaaagaagagacaggatgcgaactccggccgagcgcgTAGTGCACTGATGCGTTGCCGTTAAGCCAAGAGACAATTGGTAACTTTTGCGATACCCAGACAttcgtccaggctatatattttttccaacatagatatttaacacaaataatggcacatattggtcggcttcagtaaaatgttttatatacttGCAATTAATAGGTTTAGATTTTTGCAGATGATAATGACAATGCCAGcgttaatcactcggtttaaatgagaaaaatgtcaacatagggctgtggcagagaatttctagggggtggggtattacacgttgccactgtttccaccaatgatatctaTCGcttcatcatcaacaacgttgttggaactacagtATTCGgacgtcggaggtagcgaattgcgacacaggtacgatgctttctggaaacaggtgtaacaatgtcgttgtttggtcgcaagttgcgtcgtaccatggtggttgagcaacgtcgttgctaacttttctagaaacgaccccctgaacatttctagggggtggggtattacacgttgccactgtttccaccaatgatatgtatcgctgcatcatcaacaacgttgttggaactacagtATTCGgacgtcggaggtagcgaattgcgacacaggtacgatgctttctggaaacaggtgtaacagtgtcgttgtttggtcgcaagttgcgtcgtaccatggtggttgagcaatgtcgttgctaacttttctagaaacgaccccctggtCGTGAAACTACCCAATATTTTGTGAACTGAACAAATTAAAATTTGTAGTCGGTGGTGTTTTTTCTCAGGCATATCTCTAGCTTGCTTACTCAGCAATCTGACTTCCTAATAATCTACTGTACAGTCTCTTATCAATTCAGTGATTGTTGAGTATCGGTGTCACAACATCGATTAATTAAAGTGAAATTAAGTAAGGGTATCATAACTCTCCCATATAGGATTGCCTGTTGTGAGTTCAGTTCAAAGTTCACAACACCTTCAATGATTTACAGTCTGGGAAGGACTGAGAAAAGATACTAAACTTGGACCTGAGCTCACGGCAGTCTCACCTCATTCTCATACTCCATACATTTAGTCGCATAAAAGCACAATCAGTAGGCCACTCTTACACTCCACCTTTTGTTGTTCTATTTCTTTCCCTCCTATCTAAACCCTCACTTCTTCTATTCTTCCTCTTCCCAtagcctgggagaacccagACAAACATTTTACATATTTGAATTTGCACTGCAGGTCCGGACCGTCTGGCAAATTCACTCCCATTTCTAATG
Above is a genomic segment from Alosa sapidissima isolate fAloSap1 chromosome 4, fAloSap1.pri, whole genome shotgun sequence containing:
- the LOC121707704 gene encoding cytochrome P450 2F2-like isoform X2; amino-acid sequence: MTKLLSDRYGKVFSFYFGGRPAVIITGMEAMREALLTKALDFAGRPGGVLLSHLTQGKGIIMADYGPSWKEHRRFALITMRNFGLGKQSMEERILGEVSYICAHLEKVAGQTIDPQTLFHNASCDIICSIMFGSRYEYDHEFFQAMIKMMADNSKIANGPWGMIYDTMPLLRNLPLPFQSAVRDYHTVKMHVLDIVNEHRATRTPNEPRDLIDGYLDEVDKRGQDPAPFDDSQMLTMLLDLLFAGTDTTSNTIRAAVLYFMAYPDIQERCQQEIDMVLEGRDQLCFEDRHSMPYTQAVIHETQRAASTLPLSVFHCTTKDTELTGYQIPKGTLVIQNLSSVLHEETQWKFPHSFNPNNFLNEQGEFEKPPAFMPFSIGPRTCLGEGLARMELFLILVTLLRRFQFIWPEDAGEPDFTPVFGVTQAPKPYKMVVKPRTITAN
- the LOC121707704 gene encoding cytochrome P450 2F2-like isoform X1; amino-acid sequence: MVVSLVLLWVCFCMLLFLIRTRRPKHFPPGPQTIPIFGNLHQLNLVNPVNDLQKLSDRYGKVFSFYFGGRPAVIITGMEAMREALLTKALDFAGRPGGVLLSHLTQGKGIIMADYGPSWKEHRRFALITMRNFGLGKQSMEERILGEVSYICAHLEKVAGQTIDPQTLFHNASCDIICSIMFGSRYEYDHEFFQAMIKMMADNSKIANGPWGMIYDTMPLLRNLPLPFQSAVRDYHTVKMHVLDIVNEHRATRTPNEPRDLIDGYLDEVDKRGQDPAPFDDSQMLTMLLDLLFAGTDTTSNTIRAAVLYFMAYPDIQERCQQEIDMVLEGRDQLCFEDRHSMPYTQAVIHETQRAASTLPLSVFHCTTKDTELTGYQIPKGTLVIQNLSSVLHEETQWKFPHSFNPNNFLNEQGEFEKPPAFMPFSIGPRTCLGEGLARMELFLILVTLLRRFQFIWPEDAGEPDFTPVFGVTQAPKPYKMVVKPRTITAN